Proteins from one Aspergillus nidulans FGSC A4 chromosome VIII genomic window:
- a CDS encoding chitin deacetylase CDA4 (transcript_id=CADANIAT00002577): MFCYRSYRHSRRKRQRLLTLALPIIALLTLTLPFYIIYKPPHLLVSYFARKYPDILWHVPKLKPGAQPIVALTIDDAPSDYTPEILRLLRENDARATFFLIGDHIPGREGLMRDAVNEGHELANHAMHDEPSKDLSDQELAAQIQAVQSRIQRIYAMAGRQAEAHDEVKLDDSEQDSLFAGAGTRSSSKQSRGVENAEGQGLSEVGESIPAGAGGPGRYFRPGSGLFTDRMRALVQRQGFRLVLGSVYPHDPQISVPWVNAAHVLSMVRPGSIIIVHDRRPWTAPMLATVLPELKRRGYRVGTVSDLLKEGASMTA, from the coding sequence ATGTTCTGCTACCGCTCTTACCGCCACTCCCGCCGAAAACGCCAACGCCTCCTAACCCTCGCCCTCCCCATCATTGCGCTCCTCACACTAACTCTCCCCTTCTACATCATCTACAAGCCCCCTCATCTTCTGGTCTCTTATTTCGCACGCAAATACCCCGATATTCTCTGGCATGTGCCGAAATTGAAGCCCGGCGCGCAACCCATCGTCGCTCTCACAATCGATGACGCACCTTCAGATTATACGCCGGAGATCCTTCGGCTGCTCCGCGAGAACGATGCGAGGGCTACATTCTTCCTTATCGGTGACCATATCCCGGGGCGAGAGGGTCTTATGAGGGATGCTGTGAACGAGGGGCACGAACTTGCGAACCATGCGATGCACGACGAGCCGAGCAAGGATCTGAGTGATCAAGAACTGGCAGCGCAGATCCAGGCGGTACAGAGTCGGATTCAGCGGATCTATGCAATGGCTGGAAGACAGGCTGAGGCGCATGATGAGGTGAAACTGGATGATTCCGAGCAGGACTCACTTTTTGCTGGGGCCGGTACCCGATCGTCGTCCAAGCAATCCCGCGGCGTTGAGAATGCGGAAGGGCAGGGACTGAGTGAGGTTGGAGAGAGTATACCTGCTGGTGCGGGCGGACCGGGACGGTATTTCCGACCAGGCTCTGGGCTATTCACAGATCGAATGAGGGCGCTCGTACAGCGGCAGGGGTTCCGACTTGTGCTGGGGAGTGTGTATCCGCACGACCCGCAAATCAGTGTACCGTGGGTGAACGCTGCGCATGTCTTGAGTATGGTCAGACCGGGGAGTATTATCATTGTGCACGATCGGAGGCCCTGGACGGCGCCGATGCTGGCTACTGTTCTACCTGaactgaagaggaggggtTATAGGGTTGGGACTGTATCGgacttgctgaaggaggGGGCTTCCATGACTGCATAG
- a CDS encoding uncharacterized protein (transcript_id=CADANIAT00002578), which translates to MYSISSGLPLRWRKRPRWPPVPFVEDEIDSLSRELDGLSHIGELPGLEGAKARGTVNQSPLIEDVELPNALKNSSNVEKKTSTGSRSSGFYADQSTKDARGPKQTLSRQPAGNSSQEPGKPSQRIQPKPLDVPASQGLKPVHVSEPQKSPTCVSQKPIPHQQEPAFQVTCEVPAQKLPARKIPEVAQKRQMAPSHSSSLHRGSEPHRTDLPSRFTQPEPVRNGGIRTSSPAKSLPDASERNQSVPSRTTSLRRAQKQHNESSSPTRFAQPESVQSGVRTCSPSKRLSNVAQQSQPVLSRTPSVRRDNDERRSASTTMTPRAESAGVSKVPAGSLPPKVLVAQEPQAISPRPLPVPQESQNRAPHFGPHQPAPARETSVRGPAPPPKQLHDTTRQSQPTVPRPVPTPPDDEQRKPRPSSVAYEAEIVVRDSGVRVETISPRSLAEVPPKTQRPLSENVQYKSFATSITPPPDTPPTTTAMALQSFPSGAPLHPLPNPPAERQHSPPSSTMKESASVKQTTSTRQSPAEPQSSTSGYVSDSAAARSSHVPPALSRSSNRESDTPSSPGPSVAERLEEKLKLRREQRDVPQNSLAQFNVKQPINSNSSTSQSPERKAPPGAWPSDLRSESSSSSLTEFPALEQSSVETRQHTKTAPLKSAMRSQSLDRNQPASTKVARRRTVAFAENPLEPPSQALVKVDRETALTRIQSREDGPAHSSRSSSPNTCLTLAPCPRSIPVAGYQDWHTIEGLPHLDICPSCIKQMRKSKFRDRLVLSPPKPREEPARCSMSEPWTRLAWVQTLKKKYETLDLLLEITRPSNTQGTKSCTGRIINEQHWYRIIDPETGLYLPQFNVCSACVRNIRLLMPAHRDTFQRSTTPQERVCDFVTDSPRFIRYIDALDLASNRAEQDDAPPDLKEFLSYARRKVVLRDCRRSRLIFNTWHYMPQLPEFTVCEDCYDDIIWPLAKARVWNPRGELSIIFAANSG; encoded by the exons ATGTATTCCATTTCCTCCGGACTGCCCTTGCGCTGGCGCAAGCGGCCTCGATGGCCTCCTGTTCCGTTCGTGGAGGATGAAATTGATTCCCTTAGCCGGGAATTGGACGGATTATCCCACATTGGTGAATTGCCAGGGCTTGAGGGCGCTAAAGCCAGAGGCACCGTCAACCAGTCTCCTCTCATTGAGGATGTTGAACTACCCAATGCTCTGAAGAACTCTTCTAATGTCGAGAAGAAAACTTCCACCGGATCTCGCTCGTCAGGCTTTTATGCAGACCAATCCACCAAGGACGCCAGAGGACCAAAACAGACTCTGTCCCGCCAGCCGGCAGGAAACAGTTCCCAGGAACCAGGAAAGCCATCTCAGCGGATTCAACCCAAGCCCCTGGACGTACCCGCGAGTCAAGGTCTGAAGCCAGTACATGTTTCTGAACCTCAAAAGAGTCCCACCTGTGTCAGCCAGAAGCCTATTCCCCACCAACAGGAGCCAGCTTTCCAGGTAACATGTGAGGTGCCTGCACAGAAACTTCCAGCGAGAAAGATTCCAGAGGTGGCCCAGAAGCGCCAAATGGCTCCATCCCACAGTTCCTCATTGCACCGGGGCTCGGAACCGCACAGAACTGACTTGCCATCGAGATTCACCCAGCCAGAGCCAGTTCGCAATGGTGGGATTAGAACAAGCTCCCCAGCGAAATCACTGCCGGATGCATCTGAGAGGAATCAGTCTGTTCCGTCCCGCACAACTTCGCTTCGCCGCGCACAGAAGCAACATAATGAATCCAGTTCGCCAACTAGGTTTGCTCAACCAGAGTCAGTCCAGTCTGGAGTGAGGACATGCTCTCCATCGAAGCGGCTCTCGAACGTAGCACAGCAATCGCAGCCTGTCCTATCACGGACTCCTTCTGTACGGCGAGACAACGATGAGCGCAGGTCTGCATCAACTACTATGACTCCTCGGGCGGAGTCAGCTGGGGTTTCTAAGGTGCCAGCTGGCTCGTTACCGCCAAAGGTACTTGTAGCACAGGAGCCCCAAGCGATTTCCCCCCGGCCTCTCCCGGTGCCTCAGGAAAGCCAGAACAGAGCCCCGCATTTTGGTCCTCATcagccagcgccagctcGAGAGACTAGCGTGCGAGGACCTGCACCTCCACCCAAACAGCTGCATGATACGACACGCCAATCCCAGCCAACGGTGCCACGCCCTGTCCCGACTCCTCCGGATGACGAACAGCGCAAACCCCGCCCATCGTCTGTGGCCTATGAGGCAGAGATAGTTGTCCGAGATAGTGGCGTCCGAGTGGAAACGATTTCACCTAGATCGCTGGCTGAGGTGCCACCGAAAACCCAACGGCCTCTCTCGGAAAACGTCCAATACAAGTCCTTTGCAACTTCAATAACACCACCACCCGATacgccgccgacgacgaccgCCATGGCTCTTCAAAGCTTCCCTTCAGGCGCTCCATTACATCCTTTGCCCAACCCTCCAGCCGAAAGACAGCATAGCcctccttcatccaccaTGAAAGAGTCCGCAAGTGTGAAACAAACAACCTCCACAAGACAATCGCCCGCTGAACCGCAATCCAGCACATCCGGGTATGTGTCTGACTCAGCTGCCGCTCGCTCTAGTCATGTTCCTCCGGCTTTGAGCCGCAGCTCAAACCGCGAAAGCGAcacgccttcttctccgggACCAAGCGTTGCCGAGAGACTGGAAGAAAAGCTAAAGCTTCGTCGGGAGCAACGCGACGTTCCTCAGAATTCTCTGGCTCAGTTCAACGTTAAGCAGCCGATAAACTCGAActcttcaacctcccagAGCCCAGAACGGAAGGCTCCGCCAGGCGCCTGGCCCTCAGACCTGCGTTCTGAGTCGTCTTCCAGCAGCCTCACCGAGTTTCCTGCTCTCGAGCAGTCGTCTGTAGAAACGAGACAGCATACTAAGACAGCACCTCTGAAGTCGGCGATGAGATCTCAGTCTTTGGACCGAAACCAACCAGCATCTACCAAGGTAGCTCGCAGACGGACAGTCGCCTTTGCCGAGAACCCACTAGAACCACCTTCTCAGGCCCTAGTAAAGGTCGACCGTGAAACGGCTCTGACTCGAATACAATCCCGGGAAGACGGCCCCGCCCATTCGAGCCGCTCGTCGTCACCAAACACATGCCTTACCCTCGCGCCCTGCCCCAGGTCCATCCCAGTTGCAGGATACCAGGACTGGCACACAATTGAAGGGCTGCCTCATCTCGATATTTGCCCATCCTGCATAAAGCAGATGCGCAAGTCCAAGTTCCGTGACCGCCTCGTCCTAAGCCCCCCCAAACCCCGCGAAGAACCAGCCCGCTGCTCCATGAGCGAGCCCTGGACCCGTCTCGCCTGGGTGCAGACTctcaagaagaagtatgaAACCCTAGACCTCCTTCTTGAAATCACCCGTCCGTCAAACACGCAAGGCACGAAGTCCTGCACTGGCCGCATAATCAATGAACAACATTGGTACCGCATCATAGACCCAGAGACAGGTCTCTACCTACCGCAATTCAACGTCTGCTCCGCTTGCGTCCGCAACATCCGCCTCCTTATGCCCGCCCACCGCGATACCTTCCAGCGCAGCACAACCCCTCAAGAACGTGTCTGCGACTTCGTCACTGATAGCCCTCGCTTCATCCGGTACATCGACGCCCTAGACCTTGCGTCCAACCGTGCGGAGCAGGATGACGCACCCCCTGACCTGAAGGAATTCCTCTCCTACGCCCGCCGCAAGGTCGTCCTGCGAGACTGCCGCCGCAGCCGCCTCATATTCAATACGTGGCACTACATGCCGCAACTTCCTGAGTTCACGGTCTGCGAGGACTGCTACGATGATATTATATGGCCGCTTGCTAAGGCTAG GGTCTGGAACCCGAGAGGCGAGCTGTCAATTATATTCGCCGCGAATTCGGGCTAA
- a CDS encoding uncharacterized protein (transcript_id=CADANIAT00002579): protein MFWPYERLSPQIGRQRQRITPKGDETHRVWLVVPQYGWLIFLDELILETGGRSSVYAPRMACILFRSPMAQQG from the exons ATGTTTTGGCCCTATGAGCGTCTCAGCCCACAGATTGGGCGGCAGAGGCAACGAATCACTCCCAAAGGAGATGAAACACATCGAGTGTGGCTGGTTGTTCCGCAATACGGATGGTTGATATTTTTGGACGAGCTGATTCTTGAAACTGGTGGTAGAAGTTCTGTATACGCTCCACGCATGGCCTGCATACTGT TTCGCAGCCCAATGGCTCAACAAGGGTGA